The Methanosarcina barkeri str. Wiesmoor DNA segment AGGAGATTGTGAGTAATCTTGACGTAGTACTTGATACGATTGGGGGAGACACGTTCGAAAGATCCTGGGGCGTGTTAAAACCCGGAGGATTCCTGGTGACAACTGTAGCCAGCATTCCCGAAGGAACACCACAAAAACACGGAGTGCGGGCAGAAAGGCTCATTACCCAGGCTGACGGAAAAGAACTCGCTCAAATAGCAGCTATAATAGACGAAAGAAAAATCAAGCCTATTGTAACGACCGTGCTTCCTTTGGCCGATGCACAAAAAGCGCATGAAATGAGTGAAAGCGGACATACTCGCGGAAAGATTGTACTGCGCATTGCAGAGGACCCGAAGTAAAGCCTGAATCTACAATTATCCATAAGCATTGCTGGCAAGCATGGAAGTTTGAATTATTTCTTCAATACCCTAATACTGGAGGTAGAGGTAATATAGTCCTTTGGACTCCATCGACCTGCCTGTGAAATTATGATTTATTCCTCGGTAAGAGAAAGAAATACATTAAAAAGAAATTTCAGTGAAAGGAATTGATTCAAAAGATCTGAGCATCTTAACTGTCGAGTGGGGGAGATAAATGCCAGAACAATCTAAAAAATCCAGGAGTCTTATTCCGCTTTATATACTCATTGCTCTTTTTTATATAATAAATTCATTTCAGGAAGGTGGAAATCGTGTCCTTCTAGAATCGGTATCTCAAGAATCTGATTTTCAAGTTAACCTCACAGAAGGTGCAACCTATAAATTCTGGATTGATAATCCCAATGGTCCCGAGAAAGTAAATGTGACAATAAGTAAAGATTCGTACATTGTACTCCAAAACACGTTTGTATTGACCCAGCCAAGAAAGAGCTATCTTCCTGAAAACCCCGAATTTACTGTGAAAGAAAGCGGGATTTATCATGTGCACGCCAAACCACTCAACCCCGGAACGGTTTATATGGAAATTGAGAAACTTGATAATTAAGAATTGCAATGACTAAAATACAATTGAAGTAATAAATACAATTGAAGTAATAAATACAATTGAAGTAATAAATACAATTGAAGTAATATAAGATTGGGGGATAATTATTGGATAAAATCAATAATCTCAGAACGAAACCGGTTGACGCAAATTTAGAACACTTTAACATTAGCCCAGAAAAAACTTCTGACACTGACCTGGGTTTTCCTGAAGAAGTAAGAGACTATCGTTATCGTTCAACAGATTTCAGAAATATCTGGTATTATTTAGGACTATTGTTTTCTATGTTATTAGATTCTTTTAAAGGGAGATACCCGCTTCCAAAGAAAACCACAATATTGCTAATATTCGCTTTTCTGTACTTAATAAGTCCAGTTGACATCATTCCAGACGTTTTTCCTTTAATTGGACTTGTGGATGATGTCGCTGTGCTTGTTTTTTCACTTAATTTTATTAGAGACGACCTGGAAAATTATAGAGCCTGGAAAAATTATAGTAACTGAAAAACCAATATTGAAGCTTTAACTGCCTGGAATATAAGTTTAAGAAAAACGTTTATTATTTTTGATTTCATACTTCAAGTGCATAAATCCTGGCTGGAATAAATTTATCTATCTATCTATCTATCTATCTATCTACCGATCTATTTATTTATCTATCTATTTATCTTCTGTCTACCTTAAGATTATACATCCTCAGGTACTTCCGGGAATGATTGTATCTGTTTTTTTCCAGTAAGTTCTCATTCCATTGCAAGTTAAATACGCACCTGCAGGCACCTGAATTAGTATCAAGACCAGAGACAGCATATCCACACCGGAACCCATTGCACTTGCTAATATCATAAATTTTACCAGAGGATTCAATAAATTCAGGACTCCCAAAATTCCAGGTAGTATTATAGAGATTACAACAAATGGTGCCAGTAAGATAAGAATGAATCTTGATTTAGACAGTACTTCCTCCGAATAAGCAAATCCACCAAAATAAGTAATTCCTAAAAAAGTTTTTTCTGAGGTTAGAAAATCTGGAACAAAGATAAGATGAAGAAATTCATGAATGAAAATAATAACTGCACTCAACCCGATAAAGAACACAAGGTCTTGTAAGCCTATGGTTACCGATATTTGCGAGGGAGTAACACCAAAATCTGCTAAAGAGAAAGGCGAAAATATTTCAATGATTTTAAAAGAAAGCAGAGAGCTCAGGATCATTAAAGGGACTGCTGCGAACATAGAAGACGCAAGATTTCGAGGCTCACGTAGCTGTATCCAGTTATTTGCAATTAGCTCGGAGTGCCTTTCAAGATTTGTTTGAGGTAACTTTTTTCTTAACCGGATAATACCGCCTCTTTTTTACATTAATATCAGTATACTGAAAGTCTATCTTAGTTTCGCATTATAAAGGAATAGCCTCCATCATAATGTAGTAAATTATCGTCCATGTTTTCTAGAATTATCTATTTTAAGGAAAATTTATTCTACTCATATTATATATTCACCAGCAATATCAACTTTTAATTTCCATGCTTTTGATTGATTGCAGTATGATATACC contains these protein-coding regions:
- a CDS encoding YkvA family protein, whose product is MDKINNLRTKPVDANLEHFNISPEKTSDTDLGFPEEVRDYRYRSTDFRNIWYYLGLLFSMLLDSFKGRYPLPKKTTILLIFAFLYLISPVDIIPDVFPLIGLVDDVAVLVFSLNFIRDDLENYRAWKNYSN
- a CDS encoding DUF3267 domain-containing protein translates to MILSSLLSFKIIEIFSPFSLADFGVTPSQISVTIGLQDLVFFIGLSAVIIFIHEFLHLIFVPDFLTSEKTFLGITYFGGFAYSEEVLSKSRFILILLAPFVVISIILPGILGVLNLLNPLVKFMILASAMGSGVDMLSLVLILIQVPAGAYLTCNGMRTYWKKTDTIIPGST